In the genome of Alistipes sp. ZOR0009, the window ATCCATCGATGTAAATAGAATCTCACCAGCCCCCAGTTCCTCTGCACGCTTTGCCCACGTAAAAAGATCCAAACGGGTAGATATTCGTCCTCCATTCAAATGTACCAACCACCGTCCGTCAACCATTTTGGCATCTATAGCTACCACCACACACTGGCTTCCAAATTTTGCAGAAAGATCTTCAATCAGCGATGGATTACGAGCGGCAGAAGAGTTGATTGCAACCTTATCGGCACCATTTTGTAGCAAAATTGAGGCATCCGCCACCGACGAAATACCTCCACCAACGGTAAATGGAATATTTATACGCTCTGCAATTTGCAAAACCAAGTCGGCAAAAGTACGACGTCCTTCATGAGTTGCCGTAATGTCTAAAAAGACAAGCTCATCGGCACCACCTTGGGCATATATATCAGCCAGTTCGATGGGATCACCAGCATCTTTCAACTTAATGAAGTTGGTACCTTTTACTGTTCTTCCATTCTTGATGTCCAAACAGGGTATAATCCTCTTTGTAAGCATACTAAACCTCCATGGTTAATTGATCAATATCAAGCATACCCTCGTAAATGGCCTTACCAACAATAGCTCCACAAACACCTATTTTCTTTAATTCTCTAACCTCTTTAATAGATGCAACACCACCGCTAGCCACCAAGTCGATCTTGTTGAATTCTGCAAGCAGACGAGCGTAAAGATCAAGAGCACTACCGGCAAGCATTCCATCTCTACTAATATCTGTACAAATAAATTGGGTTGCTCCGTAGCTTAAGTAGGTTGATATAAAATTAATTATATCAACATTTTCAACACTACACCAACCTTCTGTTGCTAACTTTCCATCAATTACATCGGCTCCAATAATAATACGAGAACTTCCCCATCTGCCTAGCCAGCTACACACCTCCGTCGGATTCTTTACGGCAACACTCCCTGCCGTAACAGCACTAGCACCAGCGTCAAATACCATAGAAACACTTAGTTCTGTACGTAGACCACCTCCATAATCAATTTCCAAGTTCGTTTTGCTAGCAATTGACTCCAATATCGACAGGTTTACAGGAGTTCCCTGCTTTGCTCCATCCAAATCAACAAGATGTAAATAGCGAAAGCCCTTATCGGCAAACATTTTGGCAACTTCTAAAGGATTGGAGCTATATACCTTTTTCGTATTGTAAGCTCCTTTGGTAAGCCTTACGCACTGGCCTCCTATAATATCTATTGCAGGAATTATTTTCATTGTTACAACTTTAAAAAGTTAAGAAGTAGCTGCTCGCCAACCGCTCCGCTTTTTTCTGGATGAAACTGGCATCCGTAAAAATTATCACGCTCTAGAGTAGCGCTAAATGGAAGTATGTAATCACATGTAGATGAGGTCATATTACAAGTTTCGGCATAGTAACTGTGTACAAAATAGCAATACGCTCCCTCCTCAATTCCCTCAAAAAGAGCTCCCCGTAAACGTTGAAAGGTATTCCACCCCATATGAGGTATCTTTGCTGCAGCAGGAAACTTTTTTACAGATGTATCAAAAATTCCCAACCCTTTTGTAGTCCCCTCCTCCGTTCGGATACACATAAGCTGCATTCCCAGGCAGATACCAAGAACTGGAACCTTTAATTCTGGAATTATTAAGTCTAGCCCAGATGCTTTCAAGGAAGACATAGCCGGACGAGCATGTCCAACCCCTGGAAAAACAACTTTAGATGCATTTACAATGGTCTCCTTATCGCTAGTAAGCAAAACGTTAGCACCTAATCTGCGAAGCGCAAATTCAACAGACTTAACATTTCCCGCTCCGTAATCAATAATTACTACATTATCCATCATATTACACCTTTAGTAGAGGGTATATCATTGTTGTGCTGGGTAATATCCCGCCTTACTGCTATTTTTACAGTCCTTGCAAGGCCTTTAAATATTGCTTCTGCAATATGATGCTCATTCTCTCCGTTTGCTCTAATATGCAGGTTACAACGTGCCCCTTCGACAAACGATTTAAAGAAATGCTTTATCAGTTCGGTGGGCAAATCCCCTATTTTTTCACGCCTAAATACAACATCCCACTCCAAATGTGATCGACCGCCCCAATCGAGAAGTATAGAAGCACTAGACTCATCCATTGGCAGCATAAAGGCGTATCGCTCGATGCCAACCTTGGCTGCTAATGCCCTATTAAACGCCTCTCCAAGTACAATTGCAGAATCCTCTACGGTATGATGCTCATCTACATGTAAGTCGCCCTTTACCGTTAACAACAAATCGATACCCGAATGCTTGACAAACAGCTCCAGCATGTGATTTAAAAATCCGATACCGGTATCAATAGCTCCCTTGCCACTCCCATCAATATTTAAGCTGAGCGAGATATCTGTCTCCTTAGTAGTGCGCTCAATACTTATCTGCCTCAATCCAAATCGAAGTACTTCGTACACCTTTTCCCACGAACGCGTCTCTAAAGCAATGCACGAACTCAACTCTTCGACCCCATGTTGAAGTTCGAAAGTTCCTAAACCACTTTCATCATTTAGCCAAATAGCCCTACAGCCTATATTTTTTGCCATTTTTACATCTGTAACCCTATCGCCAATCACAAATGAGCTTTCAATGTCAAAATCACCGTTTAAATACCGTTTTAGCATACCTATGTTGGGTTTTCTATTCGGTGAATTATCCTCAGGGAAAGTTTTGTCAACATGAACTGCCTCAAAATGCACTCCAACCGACTCGAAAACCTCCAGCAGAACTGTCTGCACCTCATCAAAAGCCTCCTGCGGATAAATATTTGTTCCCAATCCATCCTGATTGGTTACCATAACAAGCATGTAATCCAACTCCTTTGCTATTCGAGATAACATTGAAATGGAATTTGGATAAAACTTCAGCTTAAGTAGGCTATCAACCTGAAAATCGAGAGGTTCATTTATCAGCGTTCCATCTCTATCTATAAATAAAATCTTTCTTTTTTGGCTCATATCTACAGTTTCTTGTACATATTTAAAACTTCTAGCAGGTAGGTGTTTTCATCTGGAGTACCAACTGTTATACGAACACATCCGTCACACCACTTCTCCCCAGATCGATCGCGCGCTACGATTCCATTTTGTTTCAAATGCAGAAAAACCTCCTCCACCTTTTTGAACTTAACGAGCAAAAAATTTGCATCAGAAGGATAAACCGTTACTACACATGAAAAGGAGCTCAATGCCTTTTGCAATCGCTCTCTTTCCTCCATAATTAGCTCCACCTTCATTTTAAAGCCCTCCATATCTTCAAGAGAATTAATGGCAACCTGCTGATTCAAGCTACTTATGTTGTAGGGTGCTTTTATCTTAGCCATATAGCGCTGAATTTCGGGACTCGCCACACCGATACCAATCCTCGCACCGGCCAATCCCCATGCTTTTGATAGGGTTTGCAGAACATAAATATTCGGATTACGGGCTAATAATTCTACAGCGCCACCGCCCTGCTGCACAAAATCGGCATATGCCTCATCAACCACCACTATTCCACCAAAGGAAGTAGCAATCTGTTCTATAGTTGAGCTTTGAACAAGCGTACCTGTAGGATTATTAGGCGAGCAAATAAAAATTAGCCGCGTATTGGCATCGATAGCCCGCAATACTGCGCTTACGTCTACCTCGAAACTGCTTGTTAAGAACACCTTTCTAACTTCCACATCATTAATCTGTGCAGCAACGGCATACATCCCATAAGTAGGAGGTAAAACAATGGCATTGCTCGTGCCTGGTTGGCACACCATCCTAAAAAGCAAGTCTATGATCTCGTCAGAACCATTACCAATGAATAAGCAAGAAGGGGAAACGCCTTTTATTGATCCCACCATCTTTTTTAAATCATACTGATGCGGATCGGGATATCTATTCACCCCGGTATCAAAAGGATTTTCGTTAGCATCTATCCATACTTGAGCCTCACCCGAATATTCGTCTCTGGCTGAAGAGTATGGCTTCAAATCCTTTATATTTTTACGTACAATACTGTCTAGATTAAACATAAAGAGGTCTTTAAATTGATAAAAACAGAATATTTGCATCGAAACGACAGCTAACCTTAATAGATAGTGAGGTAAGTAGCCTCAAGTATCATTCTATAAATAGATTATAAAGTCGGTTATCATCATATGATGCTTAAATGGAGCGAAAAAAAACTCTTTACAGCTGCGAATCACAGCTATTCGTCGCCACAATTCACTTCATTTACGAGTATACTTCAACTGGTAATTAACAGAAGTCAACCACCTAAAAAACAAACGAGTAAAACTACCTCTGCAGGTATTCCAATCGGATAGAAACACCTCGCTTATGCCCTATCAGCTGCTCGTTTTCGGCCATTACCTCTATCACCTTTCCTAGATTTTGAATTCCATCCCGGGTTATCTCCTGAAAAAATATCTTTTTGGTAAACGACTCCACAGAAATTCCACCATAGCTTTTGGCAAATCCATTAGTTGGAAGGGTATGGTTGGTTCCAGAGGCATAATCACCCGCACTTTCTGGCGTAAAGTTTCCTATAAATACGGAACCTGCATTTACCACGTTTTGAGCGAGGTAGTCGCTATTTCCTACCGATAGAATGAGGTGCTCGGGAGCGTACATATTTATGATTGTAAGTACTTCCTGCTCGTTCTGAGCTATCACTATTCGCGATTTCTCCAATGCTTTTTGGGCTATTTCCTTTCGGGGTAACGATTGAAGCTGCTTTTGTAGCTCCTCCTCTATTTCTGTCAGCTTAGCTCCCGCTATCGACACCAAAATAACCTGGCTGTCCTCTCCATGTTCTGCCTGCGAGAGTAAATCGGCTGCCACAAAACTTGGAATGGCCGAATCGTCGGCTACCATCATCACCTCCGATGGTCCAGCAGGCATATCGATGGCAACTCCCTCAGAAAACGCTGCCATTTTAGCTGCGGTTACATACTGGTTTCCTGGTCCGAATATCTTATACACCTTAGGTATTGATTCGGTGCCATAGGTCATACCGGCAATGGCCTGTATCCCTCCTGCCTTAAATACTTTTGTTACTCCAGCCAGCTTGGCAGCGTATAAAATTGCCGGATTTATGAGCCCATCCTTTTGAGGTGGCGTGCATAAAACGATTTCGCGACAGCCAGCAAGCCGTGCAGGCACCGCCAGCATCAATACCGAAGAAAAAAGAGGTGCGCTACCGCCGGGAATATAAAGTCCAACCTTCTCTATTCCAACCGATTTCTCCCAACAGGTTACCCCGCTTGTAGTTTCTACCTTACTTCCTTGCAGCAGCTGCGCTCCGTGAAACTTTTCAATATTCTCCTTGGCTATAGCCATTGCAGCTTTAAGCGTTTCATCGACCAGCTGCTCCGACGCATCTATCTCCTCCTGCGAAACCCTTAAATCGGACATCGTTACACCATCATAGAAGTAGGTGTACTTATTTATTGCCGCATCTCCCTTACGGAAAACCTCATCAAAGATTATCCTTACAATTTTATCCAGCGATTCCCTATCCATAGATGGACGTGCA includes:
- the hisA gene encoding 1-(5-phosphoribosyl)-5-[(5-phosphoribosylamino)methylideneamino]imidazole-4-carboxamide isomerase, whose translation is MKIIPAIDIIGGQCVRLTKGAYNTKKVYSSNPLEVAKMFADKGFRYLHLVDLDGAKQGTPVNLSILESIASKTNLEIDYGGGLRTELSVSMVFDAGASAVTAGSVAVKNPTEVCSWLGRWGSSRIIIGADVIDGKLATEGWCSVENVDIINFISTYLSYGATQFICTDISRDGMLAGSALDLYARLLAEFNKIDLVASGGVASIKEVRELKKIGVCGAIVGKAIYEGMLDIDQLTMEV
- the hisF gene encoding imidazole glycerol phosphate synthase subunit HisF, whose protein sequence is MLTKRIIPCLDIKNGRTVKGTNFIKLKDAGDPIELADIYAQGGADELVFLDITATHEGRRTFADLVLQIAERINIPFTVGGGISSVADASILLQNGADKVAINSSAARNPSLIEDLSAKFGSQCVVVAIDAKMVDGRWLVHLNGGRISTRLDLFTWAKRAEELGAGEILFTSMDNDGVHGGYATQTLAALSDMLTIPTIASGGAGRMSDFYDVFADARVDAALAAGVFHFGEIQIPHLKHYLAGRGILMRG
- the hisH gene encoding imidazole glycerol phosphate synthase subunit HisH; its protein translation is MMDNVVIIDYGAGNVKSVEFALRRLGANVLLTSDKETIVNASKVVFPGVGHARPAMSSLKASGLDLIIPELKVPVLGICLGMQLMCIRTEEGTTKGLGIFDTSVKKFPAAAKIPHMGWNTFQRLRGALFEGIEEGAYCYFVHSYYAETCNMTSSTCDYILPFSATLERDNFYGCQFHPEKSGAVGEQLLLNFLKL
- the hisD gene encoding histidinol dehydrogenase yields the protein MEKIIYTKAAELEALIARPSMDRESLDKIVRIIFDEVFRKGDAAINKYTYFYDGVTMSDLRVSQEEIDASEQLVDETLKAAMAIAKENIEKFHGAQLLQGSKVETTSGVTCWEKSVGIEKVGLYIPGGSAPLFSSVLMLAVPARLAGCREIVLCTPPQKDGLINPAILYAAKLAGVTKVFKAGGIQAIAGMTYGTESIPKVYKIFGPGNQYVTAAKMAAFSEGVAIDMPAGPSEVMMVADDSAIPSFVAADLLSQAEHGEDSQVILVSIAGAKLTEIEEELQKQLQSLPRKEIAQKALEKSRIVIAQNEQEVLTIINMYAPEHLILSVGNSDYLAQNVVNAGSVFIGNFTPESAGDYASGTNHTLPTNGFAKSYGGISVESFTKKIFFQEITRDGIQNLGKVIEVMAENEQLIGHKRGVSIRLEYLQR
- the hisC gene encoding histidinol-phosphate transaminase; this encodes MFNLDSIVRKNIKDLKPYSSARDEYSGEAQVWIDANENPFDTGVNRYPDPHQYDLKKMVGSIKGVSPSCLFIGNGSDEIIDLLFRMVCQPGTSNAIVLPPTYGMYAVAAQINDVEVRKVFLTSSFEVDVSAVLRAIDANTRLIFICSPNNPTGTLVQSSTIEQIATSFGGIVVVDEAYADFVQQGGGAVELLARNPNIYVLQTLSKAWGLAGARIGIGVASPEIQRYMAKIKAPYNISSLNQQVAINSLEDMEGFKMKVELIMEERERLQKALSSFSCVVTVYPSDANFLLVKFKKVEEVFLHLKQNGIVARDRSGEKWCDGCVRITVGTPDENTYLLEVLNMYKKL
- the hisB gene encoding bifunctional histidinol-phosphatase/imidazoleglycerol-phosphate dehydratase HisB, whose translation is MSQKRKILFIDRDGTLINEPLDFQVDSLLKLKFYPNSISMLSRIAKELDYMLVMVTNQDGLGTNIYPQEAFDEVQTVLLEVFESVGVHFEAVHVDKTFPEDNSPNRKPNIGMLKRYLNGDFDIESSFVIGDRVTDVKMAKNIGCRAIWLNDESGLGTFELQHGVEELSSCIALETRSWEKVYEVLRFGLRQISIERTTKETDISLSLNIDGSGKGAIDTGIGFLNHMLELFVKHSGIDLLLTVKGDLHVDEHHTVEDSAIVLGEAFNRALAAKVGIERYAFMLPMDESSASILLDWGGRSHLEWDVVFRREKIGDLPTELIKHFFKSFVEGARCNLHIRANGENEHHIAEAIFKGLARTVKIAVRRDITQHNNDIPSTKGVI